One segment of Solanum stenotomum isolate F172 chromosome 1, ASM1918654v1, whole genome shotgun sequence DNA contains the following:
- the LOC125841421 gene encoding polycomb group protein EMBRYONIC FLOWER 2-like isoform X2, with amino-acid sequence MLQMLDDFVDVTKDEKQMMHLWNSFVRKQRVLADGHIPWACEAFSKLHGQMFAQAPASLWCWRLFMMKLWNHGLVDARTINNCNLILEQFQSQDSDSTRS; translated from the exons ATGTTACAGATGCTTGATGATTTTGTGGATGTGACCAAAGATGAAAAGCAAATGATGCATCTGTGGAACTCATTTGTTAGAAAGCAAAG GGTGTTGGCAGATGGTCACATCCCTTGGGCATGTGAGGCCTTTTCAAAGCTGCATGGTCAGATGTTTGCCCAAGCACCAGCCTCGTTGTG GTGTTGGAGATTATTCATGATGAAGCTGTGGAACCATGGCCTTGTTGATGCGCGTACAATTAACAATTGTAACCTAATATTAGAGCAGTTCCAAAGCCAAGACAGTGATTCTACTAGAAGTTGA
- the LOC125841421 gene encoding polycomb group protein EMBRYONIC FLOWER 2-like isoform X1, whose translation MLQMLDDFVDVTKDEKQMMHLWNSFVRKQRVLADGHIPWACEAFSKLHGQMFAQAPASLCRCWRLFMMKLWNHGLVDARTINNCNLILEQFQSQDSDSTRS comes from the exons ATGTTACAGATGCTTGATGATTTTGTGGATGTGACCAAAGATGAAAAGCAAATGATGCATCTGTGGAACTCATTTGTTAGAAAGCAAAG GGTGTTGGCAGATGGTCACATCCCTTGGGCATGTGAGGCCTTTTCAAAGCTGCATGGTCAGATGTTTGCCCAAGCACCAGCCTCGTTGTG CAGGTGTTGGAGATTATTCATGATGAAGCTGTGGAACCATGGCCTTGTTGATGCGCGTACAATTAACAATTGTAACCTAATATTAGAGCAGTTCCAAAGCCAAGACAGTGATTCTACTAGAAGTTGA